The Brachypodium distachyon strain Bd21 chromosome 4, Brachypodium_distachyon_v3.0, whole genome shotgun sequence nucleotide sequence gAGGTTGTTACGATTGGCATTCACATCTATTTGAAGACAAGATGGTTTCAATAGCAAATATTTTTAGAGCAAAAAGCTAGACTGCACTTTTTTGTTATGGAGGATTAATCGTATTTTCTCCGTGTGAAAccaagtgacgtgaatttttataaaaataaatgcaaATGGACGACATCGTGCTGATCGATAAAGCTGGGAGTGACGGTGCATCTGTCCGTCTCAGGCCTAGACCACGTAGGCCCCCAGGCGCGCTATCTCACCCGTGAGTCTCTCTCGCCCATCTTCTCCATCCCCAAGCCACGAATCCATTCGCCGTTCCTCGTCCTCATTTTCGCAAGCTTCTCGCCTGCTGCTTCCCCGTAGCCCAATGTTTGCACCGTCCGGCACTGGCACGTCCTCGTCGGGAAGATGACCGGAGCATGTTCCTCGTCACCGTGTCGCAGAGCGAGCCGAGCGGGCTGGGGGCCACAGATCCGCAGGCTGCTGGCGGACGGggtccgcgcgcgcggcgagcTCCCACGGCTCATGGCCATATGCTctgcgccgccgaccccagcGTCCGCGTGCTCGCCCTCCGCGTCGCCTTCTACTGGGGCAGGGAGGACGTCGACGCCAGCCTCAACGCGCTCGTCTCCGTCGCAGTGGATTGATCATTTGCCAAAGATTTGATCTTCTGTTCTGCTAGTGGTTTTAATTTGGCTGCATGCGTTTGATCTTTGTGTTCTAGTCCTGATAGTATATAGTTATAAGCTCTAACAAGCAAATGTGCAGGAGAAGTGTTCGACGGAATGCCTCTCACGAAGAATGCACGTCGGCGGCAAGCCACTACCGGCGTGCGGCCACCTGTTCCACGAAGGCTGCGTCGAGCAGTGCCTCCGTGCACACCCGACGTGCCCGCTCTGctgcgccgtcgtcgtccggcTCCCAAAGACGCCAGCTGGAATGCAGGACAGGATGCACTGAAATATTCATCGGGTTATAGCACTCTCAGCCAAGGAGGGATCATCTTTTCATTCTACATATAAAAGCATGTGTCTGGGTGTTGTCCACTGGATATAAGAATAACTGGATTATAAAAACATGTGGTAGTTTATTATCCACTGTGTATGAGAATGGATGTGTTTGGAATCGAATTTTCTCTTGAACGGaggacatgcatgcacacatcGAGatgccaagaaaaaaaacaagttggTGGTGGGGTCCAGCCACTTTTCGCAGGTTCTGCAGCATGCTCAGCCAAACTCCGTAGTGGTTTGATAAAAAAGCTTACTGTAGTAAGAActttttgagagagaaaaagtTGAGTGCCGACACGTGAGCTGCCCCACACGCCGATGGACTACCCaaactggattttttttccactgCCAGTTAGTTTCAAAACCCATCCAATGCCTAAACCGGCCAGTACCTGTTAACGAGACAGACCGGGTATCAATGCAATGGAACTTTTGGACCTAGCGGTACCGAGCTAatagggaaagaaaaaagtttgGGCCGTGCACCCTGACGGCCCATCTGTACCGAGGCCTACGCCTGGCCAGTCGCATGTGGCATTGATTTTTGAATTTGTGTGGTCCTCAAATACAACAACATGCTATAAGGAGAAACATTTTGAATCTTGAAATAAAGTTGTCATAAGTATGTAAGAGGAAGAATAAACAACCAATTCTTTAAGAATTATAAAAAGAACTAAAAGGAGATTAAAAGTTAGAATCTCAATGCACATGGACGGTACCGATGGTGGGCATCGGGGAGGATAGGCGTACCAAATCcatctcatatatatatacacgttAAAGAAGAACTCTTATCCATTGGAAAAAATATTGGACATATATATGTTCTTCTTTAACGTAATCGTTATTCTTGCGGACTATGTTCTGTTTTGCTTTGGCTTCTTCTAGCTTATGCAGAActatatcaattttattattCAATTCTGAGTATTTTTTTGCGAGTTTTTGGTATTCTTTAAGtataaattcaaattttttaTCTAAGTTGTCTTGCCTTTTTCGTCAAGATATAAAAAAGTTATATATCAGATCAACAATTGTATTTAGCTGACTATGAGCAGTATGCCAAATATGTTCTTCAGAGGAATTTATTCTGCACCTGATGTCAATATTTTCTTTAGTATTGATAACTTTACATGCGCTAATTTTTAAGTCTAGATATTTTAATCTTTCAATGATTAAACCTAGCTCTGAAACAAAAAGAGATATAGCTGAAATTAAAGGACTTGTAAAAGAAGTAAAAACTTTGGTTCTCTCGTAATTTGCATGTCCGAATATAGCCAAGCATTAGAAGAAGTTTCTAAATATTTAATACCGCCGGTCGGATTCTCTGATCACGATTCGCCAAAGGAAGCCTCAAAAGTAATTATAAGGCAAAACAATACGATCATGCAGTTATTAATTCAGATTTTAGATAAACTAAATAGATAAGAAAGTAACAAAGATTTGTTAGCATCATCGGAATAATATCAGCctcaaaaaatattaattcgGAAAAATGGACCTATCTAAAAGCCTCATTAGATGAGACAGAAACCTCCAACTAGTAAGGTAGGATTCAAGACCTCTAACAATGATGCATAGAATGTCATGCAACAAAACTGATGATATCGATAGTTTAGAAGAAGTTATAGACTTAGAAAGAGATTTGGCTTATACAGAATATCCAGAGAAGTAGAGTTAAGTGTATTAACATATCCAGTGGAATTAAGGATTGTAAGCAGAAATATTGAGAATGAACTCAAATATTGTGGGTATAAATATATTCACCAGGGTATGTATATCATAGGAGTCAAAGGAAtgacaagaaagaaattagGAGCAAAGGTGTTAATAACACTATTAGACAAAAGATGAGGATTGGTAGATAAAGCTTCATTAGGCTTTATGGAAGGAGACATGAGCGAAAATAGGTTAATAACCTATATAGCCCCAGACTTAATGATGCCTGTAaaagaatttattaaaaaaatgagttTTGGGTTTCAGACTAAAGGATATGAAGAATTTAAAGGAACAAATTTGTTAGTAAGCATAGAGTTTATAGGAAGACTCACTAACAAAAACAGCTCTAGATATAGAGTAAATGTAGATGATGTAATTGAAAGTATGCAGTCAAAAGGTATAAAATTTATGAGTCCTCTTAAAATTGGCTCCGAAGAAAGAGCAGGAGAAGAATGAAAATAAGTGATGTaatagaaaagaaagaattaaagcAACCTAATAGCTATATAAGCTATCAAAAACTGTGAAGAAAGTAGTAGCATTAGATTTACAAATTATAAGACTGCAACCATGGATGATATTGaatctttttcttctgaatCAGAGTTTggtgaaaataaaaatagtggTGCATCTGAATGCATGGAAAAGGCAGATTTAGACGATGAAATAAAacactgcaaaaaaaaattaaaacatataGAATGAGAATATAATAATTCTATGGCAAAAGATTGGCCCAAAATTAGGGAAAAAGAATTGTTTTTCATTAGAGAAATTGCAAGATTAAAGAGATtaaaacaagagaaaaagCCAGTCAATAGTAGTTCAATTATTGTAAATAACAATGTAAggacagaagaaaaaaggtaTGATCATAGTGGAAACTTTACTATAGGCAAAGGTCATAAAAATAATGTTGCAGATGAAGAGGAACAATGGGACATAAATAATAAATTACTAACAGAAAGctatgaagaggaagaagatttAATGAAAGAAATACTTAAAGAAGATGAAATCCATGACGGGTCTGAGGAATATAGTGAATTTATAAACTCCCTAGATGATGTAGGAGTACACAATTTAGAAAATGTTATGGAAGCTATGGAAGTAGAAGGTAGtagtaaaagaagaagagcataTGGAGATAATTCAGTAAAAAGcgaaggagaaagagaaagacCAACTAGGCCAGCTGGAAAATGGCCTCCAGAAAAAGATGACTTCCAACCAACTTATATCCCTGGACAATACAAACATATGGACACTTAGAAGAAGAGATTTTGAAAAGCCGGTACTATTTCAAAATAATAGGAATGATGGCGCAATATTAAACCTAGCAGCCCATGACCCAGTAGATTGGGCGAATATAATTAGCATATGAAAAGGTTTAGTGGTTCAAAAGTATATACAAAATCAGCATAATATAGGCACTAAGGTGGAAGATATGCTAACATATCTTGAAACATTTTTAGGAGAACCCGTAAAAGTTTTATGGAATTAAAAAGGGCAGGAGTAATCCCAATAATTTTGCTAATATTATATCAAGTATAATCATAGCCGAAGATCCAGAAATGGGACATACCAATTGCAGAATGAGAGGTTGagagaaatagaaaaattaacTCTAACCAGTTGGAAAGGTATAAAAGAATTCTCTCGGCATTATTTATATAAtgtgtcgtcgctcggtgctcggtgctccgacaccgggggcgtgcagccacgtcccccttttaggttcggtaggggcgtctggggtggagactagatgatcgccggcacggccgacgaggccctactgggctggcgaggcaaagtgttagaggtacgcgctagtccaagaacagacgtacgcacgatttttacccaggttcgggccacccggaggtgtaaaaccctacgtcctgcctgtctgagctgatattgattacggatcaagtgtttacaggttgccgggcaagcccccgggctttctctcagtggctaggcactccttaccgctctctgctggctgcctgctggagccactaagcatctatcgagcgaaCTTCGTTCGAACCGattaactgaccaactgactaacctgtcaaccatttttttcagaccgctggcatgggtcctccttttatacacaaggggatgtcacatgtgccacggtgcatgggctacaagtgtccagcggggaggcatgcgactctccctggtgagttggtggcatgcatgggtgccacctccgctgctaggggcctaagaccctagggtaggattggacaaccactgttccttcgacccgacgggtgactacccgtcggtcggctcgtttactaaGCCGCgcaccttactccttgccttggtgggaccgcgtgttccgcgcccgccacgcgcccttgtggcgctgtccagcgggccccacgacccgaggcgggggcacgcgtccgggagcctccagtccccgcaagtcggcccgagaagcacccgggcccagagcgcccgggaacctcctcccgggaagctgcttcccgggaggtgcctaatcgggaatattccgggaggccccgctagcccatttcggggctggtagcttgccgggaagctcgttggcgctccccgggatgagaccttcccgggaacctgggggagggggccacgcgtcgcgcagcggtggtaccccgggtgccactggtgcgacagtagcccccgggcgtgggccggcatcacctatccccggaagggtctcttcctagccggttgccgggctacgcccttaaccgatgcgtgggcccccgatcagtTGCGGGCCCGCGCCCCTTCaatgccccgtgtacggcaccgccaaaagcggagtagtgggcgcgagatttccgccctaatcCCCCCCCTAAATGGGGTAGTTatggccactccgcgcattactcccagtgattaggagttatccccgcgcacccgtagggtacggaaccggccgttaccaaacgaccgggcgtcataaagcttccaATGTTAGCAAcggggagcaacactttgccctttcgcctccatcctcttccgcatctcgcatccctgcgctcttgccagcttccaccctcgctcctcatggcgccccccaccaccagaaaggaggtccagtcttcgaagaagcctgcgaccagcaagaccgaggcggcactcaaagcggccgccgccaaggaccagaagaggcagGAGATGTGCGcgaaagtagccttcttccgccccggctacaacggcgaggcgctggggaagctccggcacgccgtcgcctccaacttcaacgagcacggggagacgcggatcttcccggcgggcgtcgatcaccaggataacgacttccgggtgttcgcgcacttcctcctctgcggcatggtgccgcccttctctctgttcctccacgcgctgatggagtcctatcagctgcgggtggcgcagctccaccccacctcgctcttcctcctcgccaccttccagttcctctgcgaggcgttcgtgggggtgatgccgtcggtggggctcttccggcattacttttacccgcgcatcgacaatgcgaaggcgatgtcgtcgggggtggttttccgtgcccgcgaccagttgaagtcggagttcatcgtccggtcggggaagaagatcgaaaaagaatggcggggtgactggtgctgggtccgagtggaggacccccaggagttcatccagccgccgacggggctgccggtgccccagatcggctggcaggacaggtaccaccgcgacgccgacctcctccccatcgtggagaagatcaaggcgttgcggctagcggggctcacagatgtcgacgtggtgcgcaccttcgtccttcggcgcatagccccgttgcagctgcgttcccggcccgcgtggatgtacacaggctccggggacaggacacgcctacAGGCGGActgcgtggacttggagtccctcaagacgtgggtgaaggggatctccggcgaggtcttccagtcgatAGAGTTCCTGCagggggtctccgctctccacgccggcgtcaaggcgctcagcgacatcgtcggcgccttcccgccctgcaacgagtgggggctgatggacgacacccccacctgcatcccgcacgctcccccgcaagcaccccgcgggaagcaggtgctcgaggagagcgaaggcgggtccgagcccagctggccctccctccggtcgctggacgacgaggcgggccaggtggctgcgtccccggaagtcgtggccgtggaggacaacgacgaggaaagcagcgacagcgcgcccctgatcctgagaaggtcgagggcgttagcggcggccgcagccacttcTTCAACAGCGACGTCTGCCCCGGGAGCGGCCCCCACCcttgcggcggccgccgctcctggggcgcccgctggtaccacgacggcatccggggcaacaggggccgcgagtgcctcggcggcggcccctgtcttgccggcggccgccggctccgGGGTTCTCGCCGGCACCCCGGCAACTCGCATGTGAACTTACTGTGTGCTAAATGTGGACCTCCTTTTGTATTTTGTTGGTTCTGAAGCTTTAGCCGTTGTGCTGATATGCGAACTTCCATATGTGTCAACTATGAACTTTCTGTTACTGAAATGTGAACTTCCTGCTGTCCATGTCGTCCCGTGAACTTCATATATGCATTTATAAAGCTGGGTTGCAATTTTACTTGCTTGTGAACTGCTTTAAGGATTAAGTGTGAACCTCCTGCTGGCTATGTCGCTTTGTGAACTTCAGATGTGTTAGATGTGCTCCTTATGCCGTTAACTTCACATGCTGTATATGTTGTATGAGTGAAGTTGTcagggaaggacggcaagatccccgggagcaagttggcgaccccgcgcccagctccacttcaGCAGCTGGGGCTTCGTCATGCTCtggggctctccccggcaccgacctcggcaccctcgccggggtcgcttggaatcctcttacctgggatccgagcgtcttcgagcgggggcaccggttcctggacgccgtccgggaccagcagttcgccttcgtcatctcctacaacgaggtgagggagcgccacaccgccgccaagaatcaactcggcgaggtgcgggaggccgtcgagagagagcggcgagaactctcccggctgcgcgaggagacgcgcctcgccgaagaggaggcgcgacTGGCCCCGCAAGCCCTAGAGGCTGCTCGGGcgccggtagtcccggagaccgagctccgtcggcaactggaggtccagcgcacggagctccaaggtaggctcgacgcaatgacggcaaccctagaagcttcccggaaggaacatgccgaggtgctcgcgacggcccaggcgcggctggacaagaagagcgagctgatcgccaactaccgcggcgagatcgaaggcctccgcgtcctgctggaggcgcaggtcaaggccgccgagggcgcggcgagggcggcgactcagcacgaggccgagctcaactcggttaaaggcaaagtggccgggcttgaggacgagttggccaccgtccgggaagagctcgccaaggccggcgaggcgacCGCGGCCCAGGCTTtggagcttgcgaagctggagggccgcgtcagcaaggccaagaaggccgagCATGACGTCCGACTCAATCACAGCACgttgatcgggcagcggcagctcgagacggagaagctggcgaagatcgccgggtcgctgcgcgacttgctgcccaagttcgagctgcaggcggcggaggtggacggcacggacgtcacgacgctgatccccttcttctccgacttgttggggaagcttggggcgctcgacgtttggatcgccaagtacggcgccaacgaagtcgccaactgtgCCCGGGAGggtgccgggacaatcctcccgcggattcatctccgggacccggaatttccctttgagtccctgctggacgcttggtccgacagcgaggacgagcccacgcacacccaggcagtgcgcgagttcgtcgacgaggtcgtcgagcggatgcagatgaagccggagcctgaaccccccgtcgaccccccggccgaagacgacgacagctagctgccgcggcccctggctatactcgttgcttcccctgtacctctttcttgtttgctttacctgcaagtatggcgcttagcgccgtttggacaatgatCTTTTggttagtccatgtaatcactcgacacctagtcaatcaagctcgttagtttgctcaatttttgtcctttattcccgaggccgctTCGCGGAGTGGTTCCTATAGCCTGtgcgtgtcttgccttgtgttgcggggggactcgcgcacgcctcacccttgaccaaaccagggacccgggacggacccgcggtgctgacctggggccaagcggtagcggggagccactccgcttgcggggtaaccaccCCGAGCCGTGccctcccggggcggacccgagagccacacggggagcgcactcccccccgcaagcgtcccttgtaacactccggctacgcgcgggatctggggccgcacccagcggggcagtgctcaatttcgttcagctcttagcgaattcagcgttcatgttcagatacttagctttctGTTTGGTCCAACGTTCcgcgatgctctgcggtagagtgcagacggggcgccacctcggtaggaaaccatccggggtacctgttcaggggaaacgatctcggagggatgcggcaggaacgcgggggcaggatcgccgccggcggcaaccgccgccgacgatgctaccaccacgctcatgcggcaaccctcgccctcaggggcggaccctggccttcagggacgaaccctggcttaggagtgctccgctccgggagcaggcgcgagacggctataacgtcctcggcgccagcttcgccacaccccgaacggcgggtacgggtgacgaggaagttatagccttccagcgacagcccccgcaactgggggagacctgggttttctctaggggactcgccccaagggatgcgacgacccttgttacccgggagctaaactgctcgagggccgcggcagggacgcggtgatgggccggaacgagcgacgagcgcTCGAAGAAGACTCTCttaaagggaatgcggccgggtctctgtggtagtgcacccgccggcacaaggcacggatggcacgcactaccgtagagtctccgcggtcgaccctgctccttgcggaggtgtcctacggagggggcgacaagggcgctgtggcaatgcaccccgtcggtgCCGGACGCGGACGGGACGCAccgccacagtgcctctgcggcgaccctcgccccggaaccgcccctttgaggaagcgtagcaggggcacaacggcagtgcacctgtcggcacgggacgccgatggcacgcactacccccgtgcctctgcggcacccctcgaggtgggctcgatggggtggtGCGGCAGGGGCGTGATGGCGGCGCATCCGCTGGCGCTAGGtgccggcgggaagcaccaccaccgcgcctccgtcgcaccacctgccttcacggccccgaacccggcttcgctctgagcaattccatggttggggcgcgccttttataggcacgggggggggggggggggggcttgccaccgcgcgagacggatccgcgcggcaccgtggcgccttttCCCCGAACGCGGCGCcatttccgccgccatgcttaccgggtaaccaCGGCACACGCGGCGGCCAGCCGACAAcccagaagcctcggagtgcggtgaactccttgtgttgcggtcttcccgcaccacaaggcaccggtgtatggtgcatcccgtgggcagctcacgggcaccacagtgtacaagattcctccctttcctgcaggttagactcttaccagatccgaggtgctgaaaaaatttcgaaacttaTGAAAACCggtaacacaggtaaatcagataaatctcatTTCTCCTACttcctcccagcccccggcacaaaggggtcgatgccaaacttggatgtgagcgtttccttcccgggcgcagcgactgcgcggtgcgggcggcgggaggccgagcaaccgCACGCCtagtggtgcacgttgcgggaagcccgccagcGGCACGAccagtgccggaacgatccggcaacgggttttcgtttcggggccacaGCAGCCCCTTtctcacaaccaagtagggaaagacacctttgtgcacttaaagcaggaggcaagagggggaaaacaagcaaatgaacaaggcaagaacaaagctcaggggtgaaacacctatctttattcacagttaactagcggtttacacacgggggctgcccggttacactagttcgagaggtatgcatcagaggcatcacctgagggtcggcctccgccgcttcacgggtagaacttgcgcaagtgttcaatattccaactattgggcaccggcaggccgtcttcggtttccaggcggacagcccccagcctggtcacctgcactacccggaaggggccctcccatttcggagtcaacttgttcccggccttcgttccttgtatccgacgcaagacaaggtctccgttctcgagcccccggggacggactcgtctgtcatgataacgacggagtccctgctggtagcgcgcggcttgcacagcagcccggcaccgaagctcttcgatgaagtttagatcgtcgaccctttgctcgtgttggctggcgtcgccgtacgcgcgtactcggggagatt carries:
- the LOC104584990 gene encoding RING-H2 finger protein ATL5 is translated as MFLVTVSQSEPSGLGATDPQAAGGRGPRARRAPTAHGHMLCAADPSVRVLALRVAFYWGREDVDASLNALVSVAEKCSTECLSRRMHVGGKPLPACGHLFHEGCVEQCLRAHPTCPLCCAVVVRLPKTPAGMQDRMH